A region of Pseudomonadota bacterium DNA encodes the following proteins:
- the nusG gene encoding transcription termination/antitermination protein NusG, with protein sequence MARAWYILHTYSGFEEQVKTALEERIKNAGQEEFFGEILVPTEQVVEMVKGAKKTSSRKFFPGYILINVDLNDHTWHTVRDTPKVTGFVGDDLNPQVLSDDDAMKIIGRIKDGALKPKPKVMYEVGDSVRVTDGPFSNFQGIVDEVFPDKGRVRVMVSIFGRETPVELEFVQVAKG encoded by the coding sequence ATGGCTCGTGCGTGGTACATACTCCATACCTATTCCGGATTTGAAGAGCAGGTCAAAACTGCCCTGGAAGAGAGAATAAAAAATGCCGGCCAGGAAGAATTTTTTGGTGAGATCCTTGTTCCGACCGAGCAGGTTGTTGAGATGGTCAAAGGCGCCAAGAAGACCTCTTCTCGCAAGTTTTTTCCTGGGTATATCCTGATTAATGTTGATTTGAATGATCACACCTGGCACACAGTGCGGGATACCCCAAAGGTTACAGGGTTTGTTGGGGATGATTTGAACCCCCAGGTCCTTTCCGATGATGATGCGATGAAGATCATCGGTCGGATCAAAGATGGGGCCTTAAAGCCGAAACCGAAAGTAATGTACGAAGTCGGTGACAGTGTTCGGGTGACCGACGGTCCTTTCTCAAATTTTCAGGGAATTGTCGACGAGGTTTTTCCGGACAAGGGCCGGGTCCGGGTCATGGTGTCGATTTTTGGCAGGGAAACCCCGGTTGAGTTGGAATTTGTTCAGGTCGCCAAAGGGTGA